One segment of Manduca sexta isolate Smith_Timp_Sample1 chromosome 27, JHU_Msex_v1.0, whole genome shotgun sequence DNA contains the following:
- the LOC115444848 gene encoding ubiquitin carboxyl-terminal hydrolase isozyme L5: MESAADIQPHAVAESESVPQCSATLKIEDVQGNGAQEAPETSAVQENQEAAESQETDGAQETQEPQEIPTDQEAPNAQEDSVVQENQAPETNNTSNKSFDRASLKEYRKTLSVGEWSPIENDSGVLTALLKELGVKGVRMEELWSVKERDFQNIRPVHGLIFLLKHPPLVATLPKLGYTDALDTFYFAKQAVNNACPTQAMLSIVMNIDHPDVELGEELKKLKNYSTIHEPLMRGIILGDATAIRNAHNAVAERYALEVDNQTSAKVDVQHHFISYMPKGDSVYEMDGLKDMPFNMGHISPDEDWLELIRPIIMHKICFFMDKNIFFTIMAVVSDKRTVYENELMGLLDESELNVKNKDFKMRRLKTLIEYETVKEQKFRLEKAHSCHKYYPYLLALYKLKKKEKLLRKQLDQYKVPKP, from the exons ATGGAGAGCGCTGCGGATATCCAGCCACACGCGGTTGCAGAATCCGAGAGCGTTCCTCAGTGCTCGGCGACTTTGAAAATTGAAGATGTTCAGGGCAATGGTGCTCAGGAGGCTCCAGAAACTTCGGCTGTTCAGGAAAATCAAGAGGCTGCGGAGAGTCAGGAGACTGATGGCGCTCAGGAAACTCAGGAACCTCAGGAGATACCGACGGATCAGGAGGCTCCGAATGCTCAGGAGGATTCAGTTGTACAAGAGAATCAAGCGCCTGAGACAAACAATACTTCTAACAAAAG CTTTGACCGAGCTAGCCTTAAAGAATACAGAAAAACACTGTCAGTTGGagaatggagtccaatagaaaaTGATTCTGGTGTCCTGACAGCCCTCCTCAAGGAATTAG GCGTCAAAGGAGTCCGAATGGAAGAATTATGGAGCGTCAAAGAACGTGATTTTCAGAACAtaag ACCTGTGCATGGCCTCATCTTCTTATTGAAACACCCGCCTTTGGTAGCGACTCTACCGAAATTAGGCTATACTGACGCTTTGGATACATTTTACTTTGCTAAACAG GCGGTCAACAATGCGTGTCCAACTCAAGCAATGCTCAGTATAGTGATGAATATTGACCATCCTGACGTAGAATTGGGCGAAGAATTGAAGAAACTAAAGAACTATAGCACGATACATGAGCCATTGATGCGCGGTATCATCCTCGGAGATGCGACAGCGATTCGCAACGCTCACAATGCTGTGGCTGAGCGGTATGCACTGGAGGTGGACAACCAAACCTCTGCCAAg GTGGATGTTCAACACCATTTTATATCGTACATGCCCAAGGGAGACAGTGTATACGAAATGGACGGCCTTAAAGATATGCCTTTCAATATGGGCCATATATCACCCGATGAGGACTGGCTGGAGCTCATCCGACCTATCATCATGCATAAGATTTGCTT CTTCATGGACAAGAACATCTTCTTCACCATCATGGCCGTGGTGTCAGACAAACGAACGGTTTATGAAAATGAACTCATGGGTCTTTTGGACGAGTCCGAATTGAATGTAaagaataaagattttaaaatgcgGCGCTTGAAGACGCTGATTGAGTACGAGACGGTTAAGGAGCAGAAGTTTAGACTGGAAAAAGCGCACTCGTGTCACAAGTATTACCCGTATCTTCTAGCGCTGTACAAGCTGAAGAAGAAGGAGAAGTTATTGCGCAAACAACTAGATCAGTATAAAGTTCCGAAACCGTAA
- the LOC115444861 gene encoding ubiquitin carboxyl-terminal hydrolase isozyme L5 isoform X1, protein MLCSGSSTGHQVLIWLRRSTPIVFDMEGFDDNFSKQSVGDWCLIESDPGVFTQLIRKFGAKGVQVEELWTLEDSIFENLRPVHGLIFLFKHMQVDHGPPQVFQENVLERIYFAKQVINNACATQAVLSILMNCRHPDLVLGPELQQLREFSMSFDPRMRGLTLSNSTVIRNAHNSMAQQTLFELEHKAPSKDDVQYHFISYMPIDGRLYEMDGLRDGPRDYGAISPQTDWLDLVRPIIMDRINYYTEDEIHFNLMAVVSDRKMIYERQLQELLEDERRLNIDTGDPEIPRLRMLIEYEEIKARKYKLEMARRRHNYFPFLISLFKVLGREKKLIPMFEKAKSRVAKKGAKKLKV, encoded by the exons ATGCTCTGTTCGGGAAGCAGTACTGGTCACCAAGTATTGATCTGGCTCCGGCGATCAACACCTATCGT ATTTGACATGGAGGGTTTTGATGACAATTTTTCAAAACAATCAGTTGGTGATTGGTGCCTAATAGAGAGTGATCCTGGTGTGTTCACACAACTCATCAGAAAATTTG GTGCCAAAGGAGTGCAAGTGGAAGAATTATGGACTCTTGAGGATTCAATCTTTGAGAATTtgag accTGTACATGGCCTCATTTTCCTATTTAAACACATGCAGGTAGACCATGGTCCACCACAAGTATTTCAGGAAAACGTCTTGGAGAGGATTTACTTTGCAAAGCAG GTAATCAACAATGCCTGCGCAACACAAGCTGTACTCAGTATATTGATGAACTGTCGCCATCCTGATTTGGTATTAGGTCCGGAATTGCAACAGCTAAGGGAGTTCAGCATGTCATTTGACCCCAGAATGCGCGGGTTGACTCTCAGTAACTCAACAGTAATCCGCAATGCTCACAACTCAATGGCTCAACAGACTTTGTTTGAGCTAGAACACAAAGCACCTAGCAAG GATGATGTACAATATCATTTCATATCATACATGCCAATAGATGGCCGCCTGTACGAAATGGACGGCCTAAGAGATGGGCCTCGTGATTATGGTGCAATATCTCCTCAAACAGATTGGCTGGATCTAGTTCGACCCATTATTATGGATAGAATTAACTA cTACACAGAAGACGAAATTCACTTCAATCTGATGGCGGTGGTGTCAGACAGAAAAATGATTTATGAGAGGCAGCTACAGGAGCTGCTGGAAGATGAAAGGAGGTTGAACATCGATACTGGCGACCCAGAAATACCGCGGCTAAGGATGTTGATTGAATATGAAGAGATTAAGGCGAGGAAGTATAAGTTGGAAATGGCGCGTAGGCGCCACAATTATTTCCCATTTTTAATATCGCTGTTTAAAGTGTTGGGAAGGGAGAAAAAGCTGATACCGATGTTCGAGAAGGCTAAGAGCCGCGTTGCCAAGAAGGGTGCGAAGAAACTAAAAGTATAA
- the LOC115444861 gene encoding ubiquitin carboxyl-terminal hydrolase isozyme L5 isoform X2 — MEGFDDNFSKQSVGDWCLIESDPGVFTQLIRKFGAKGVQVEELWTLEDSIFENLRPVHGLIFLFKHMQVDHGPPQVFQENVLERIYFAKQVINNACATQAVLSILMNCRHPDLVLGPELQQLREFSMSFDPRMRGLTLSNSTVIRNAHNSMAQQTLFELEHKAPSKDDVQYHFISYMPIDGRLYEMDGLRDGPRDYGAISPQTDWLDLVRPIIMDRINYYTEDEIHFNLMAVVSDRKMIYERQLQELLEDERRLNIDTGDPEIPRLRMLIEYEEIKARKYKLEMARRRHNYFPFLISLFKVLGREKKLIPMFEKAKSRVAKKGAKKLKV, encoded by the exons ATGGAGGGTTTTGATGACAATTTTTCAAAACAATCAGTTGGTGATTGGTGCCTAATAGAGAGTGATCCTGGTGTGTTCACACAACTCATCAGAAAATTTG GTGCCAAAGGAGTGCAAGTGGAAGAATTATGGACTCTTGAGGATTCAATCTTTGAGAATTtgag accTGTACATGGCCTCATTTTCCTATTTAAACACATGCAGGTAGACCATGGTCCACCACAAGTATTTCAGGAAAACGTCTTGGAGAGGATTTACTTTGCAAAGCAG GTAATCAACAATGCCTGCGCAACACAAGCTGTACTCAGTATATTGATGAACTGTCGCCATCCTGATTTGGTATTAGGTCCGGAATTGCAACAGCTAAGGGAGTTCAGCATGTCATTTGACCCCAGAATGCGCGGGTTGACTCTCAGTAACTCAACAGTAATCCGCAATGCTCACAACTCAATGGCTCAACAGACTTTGTTTGAGCTAGAACACAAAGCACCTAGCAAG GATGATGTACAATATCATTTCATATCATACATGCCAATAGATGGCCGCCTGTACGAAATGGACGGCCTAAGAGATGGGCCTCGTGATTATGGTGCAATATCTCCTCAAACAGATTGGCTGGATCTAGTTCGACCCATTATTATGGATAGAATTAACTA cTACACAGAAGACGAAATTCACTTCAATCTGATGGCGGTGGTGTCAGACAGAAAAATGATTTATGAGAGGCAGCTACAGGAGCTGCTGGAAGATGAAAGGAGGTTGAACATCGATACTGGCGACCCAGAAATACCGCGGCTAAGGATGTTGATTGAATATGAAGAGATTAAGGCGAGGAAGTATAAGTTGGAAATGGCGCGTAGGCGCCACAATTATTTCCCATTTTTAATATCGCTGTTTAAAGTGTTGGGAAGGGAGAAAAAGCTGATACCGATGTTCGAGAAGGCTAAGAGCCGCGTTGCCAAGAAGGGTGCGAAGAAACTAAAAGTATAA
- the LOC115444862 gene encoding lysophospholipid acyltransferase 5, producing the protein MMWGLLFYFLDLAGLSPVPFLAELIGTTTPALKLLISILMSYPIAILYHKYVKQHVEYRNIYFALAGLDMAFYNFGLSMYHNFIPAVVIHLTTMCFGAGMINVVITFIFNMTYLLAGYIVTESEDYDITWTMPHCVLTLKLIALSFDMWDGRKMLKGEELSTTNKKTALTVTPTFMELIGFVYFPACFLVGPIFSFKRYTDFIMDKFPLEKERKVYEKQALWRLLQGILYLAAFQIGVSVFSMKYIMSEEFNETSIFYRHMYSGLWAHFALYKYISCWLLTEASCIRFGLSYNGIENKDGKSVSKWDGCNNIKLLRFEGATRFQHYIDSFNCNTNHFAAEYIYKRLKFLGNRNLSQFFTLLFLALWHGTRSGYYMTFFNEFIIMYMEKELEPIITKTELYHKVWANTACKYILYIILKTYTIVFMGWSLTPFDVKAFSKWWQIYYSLYFSGFILFLPWALVYKPMLKFTIKSFRLAPV; encoded by the exons ATGATGTGGGGGTTGCTGTTTTACTTTTTGGACCTGGCCGGGTTGAGTCCTGTGCCATTCCTAGCAGAACTCATAGGTACCACTACTCCagccttaaaattattaatatccaTACTTATGAGCTACCCAATAGCAATACTCTACCATAAATATGTCAAGCAACATGTAGAATacagaaacatttattttgcacTCGCTGGTTTGGACATGGCATTTTACAACTTTGGGTTATCTATGTATCATAACTTTATACCAGCAGTTGTCATACACTTGACGACTATGTGCTTTGGTGCTGGAATGATAAATGtggttataacatttatatttaacatgaCCTACCTGCTTGCTGGATACATAGTGACAGAATCTGAGGACTACGACATAACATGGACAATGCCCCATTGTGTgttgactttaaaattaatagcacTGTCTTTTGACATGTGGGATGGAAGGAAGATGCTTAAAGGCGAAGAATTATCGAcaaccaataaaaaaacagcATTGACTGTGACGCCAACCTTTATGGAGCTCATTGGATTTGTTTACTTCCCTGCTTGCTTTCTGGTTGGgccaatattttccttcaaacGTTACACCGACTTCATAATGGACAAGTTTCCTTTGGAAAAAGAAAGGAAAGTCTACGAAAAACAAGCCCTTTGGAGACTCTTACAAGGAATCCTGTATTTGGCCGCCTTCCAAATTGGag ttagcGTTTTCAGCATGAAGTATATAATGTCTGAAGAATTCAACGAAACTTCCATATTCTATCGTCACATGTACAGTGGCCTGTGGGCCCACTTCGCGTTGTATAAATACATATCCTGCTGGCTGCTCACCGAAG CTTCCTGCATCCGATTTGGGCTATCGTACAACGGCATTGAGAATAAAGACGGGAAGAGTGTATCGAAGTGGGACGGCTGCAACAACATAAAGCTGCTGCGGTTCGAAGGCGCCACCCGGTTCCAGCACTACATCGACAGTTTCAACTGCAACACGAACCACTTCGCCGCCGAATACATCTATAAACGGCTCAAGTTCCTCGGCAATCGTAATTTAAGTCAATTTTTCACTTTACTCTTCCTCGCACTGTGGCACGGCACTAGATCCGGATATTATATGACATTCTTCAACGAGTTCATTATCATGTACATGGAAAAAGAACTGGAACCGATCATAACTAAAACTGAACTGTATCACAAAGTGTGGGCCAATACGGCATGTAAgtacatactttatattatattaaaaacttacaCCATTGTATTTATGGGGTGGAGTTTAACTCCGTTCGATGTTAAGGCATTCTCAAAATGGTGGCAGATTTACTATAGCTTATATTTCTCTGGTTTCATTCTCTTCTTACCATGGGCCTTAGTGTACAAGCCGATGctaaaatttactataaaatcaTTTCGGCTCGCTCCTGTTTAA